A window of Lytechinus pictus isolate F3 Inbred chromosome 7, Lp3.0, whole genome shotgun sequence contains these coding sequences:
- the LOC129264365 gene encoding lysocardiolipin acyltransferase 1-like, with protein sequence MIDTVYDVTVAYCDTVPEKGEIDIFRGNVPKEMQFLIHKYPVSALPQNKEDLDNWCVEKWKEKEHRLEKFYTGNKTFEGQEDGKLENLSSQSVWKVYFIIACWVYGLLFSAYLMLTSSFVLWGSVVIMTAYVVIGKYFGGVDNISIASFNFTQDLTHKARTT encoded by the coding sequence ATGATCGATACCGTGTACGACGTGACAGTGGCTTACTGCGACACCGTCCCTGAGAAAGGTGAGATCGATATCTTCAGAGGCAACGTCCCCAAGGAGATGCAGTTCTTGATCCACAAGTACCCCGTCAGCGCTCTCCCGCAGAACAAGGAAGACCTTGACAACTGGTGCGTCGAGAAGTGGAAGGAGAAGGAGCATCGTCTGGAGAAGTTCTACACCGGCAACAAGACCTTCGAGGGGCAGGAGGATGGAAAACTGGAGAACCTGTCGAGCCAGTCTGTCTGGAAAGTCTACTTCATTATTGCATGCTGGGTGTACGGTCTGTTGTTCTCTGCTTACCTTATGCTCACATCCTCCTTCGTGCTCTGGGGATCCGTCGTCATCATGACAGCGTACGTGGTCATTGGAAAGTACTTTGGTGGAGTCGACAACATCTCGATTGCAAGTTTCAACTTCACGCAAGATCTGACGCATAAAGCGAGGACCACTTGA